aaatatatacttcgACTTTCTTGTGTTAAAACTTTGGCTCGTAAACACAAAAGTAGTGTACGCGcttttttgaaaagattagGTTCGGAATTTTTAGAAGAATTTTTTACGGAGGAAGAACAGATTCTTTTTTTGATCTTCCCAAGAGTTTCTTCTATTTCGCGCAGGTTATATAGAGAACGGATTTGGTATTTggatattatttctatcaatgATTTGGCCAATCATGAATAGTTGGTTATGAAAACATGTAAATCGAAATTTTCCCTAAATGATGAAGGGATaacaaaaaattgatttatttctcttatgAAATCTCTTATGAAATGCTCATACAGTATACGAGTAAGGATTGAGCGACTGAGTATTCAACTTCTTTAGAGGTTTCGTCTAGGAAGGGAACTGAGGTTTTGATGTATACATAGGGAAAGCCGTGTGCAATGAAAATGCAAGCACGGCTTGGAGAGGAATTTTACCTATTTTTTAACAAACAATGAAAATTTCTACTCTATCCGACTAGTTCCGGGTTCGAGTCCCGGGCAACCCATTATGATTATCGTATTGAATGATTAtcatatattatcatattgaAATCAGATGAAATGCTTTATCATAtctatagaaatttaaattctattttaaattctatattctataatatataaatagaaatctgaattctattttttaattcacttCAAATTTAGTGAAAAAAGTTCGGATGAATGATGAATCTAGATAGATaagatcataaaaatatatccatcAATGTTGATATTGGTTGACACGGGTATATAAGTCATGTTATACTGTTGAATAACAAGTCCTCAATTATCTATTtcgattttttttcttttatagagaATTCGTGTGCTTGGGAGTCCCTGatgattaaataaaccaagatTTTACCATGACTGCAATTTTAGAGAGACGCGAAAGCGAAAGCTTATGGGGTCGTTTCTGTAACTGGATAACCAGCACTGAAAACCGTCTTTACATTGGATGGTTTGGTGTTTTGATGATCCCAACTTTATTGACCGCAACTTCTGTATTTATTATCGCTTTCATTGCTGCCCCTCCGGTAGATATTGATGGTATTCGTGAACCTGTTTCTGGATCTTTACTTTATGGAAACAATATTATTTCTGGTGCCATTATTCCTACTTCTGCGGCTATAGGTTTGCATTTTTACCCAATATGGGAAGCGGCGTCTGTTGATGAATGGTTATACAATGGCGGTCCTTATGAGCTAATTGTTCTACACTTCTTACTTGGTGTAGCTTGTTACATGGGCCGTGAGTGGGAGCTTAGTTTCCGTCTGGGTATGCGCCCTTGGATTGCTGTTGCATATTCAGCTCCTGTTGCAGCTGCTACTGCTGTTTTCTTGATCTATCCAATCAGTCAAGGGAGTTTTTCTGATGGTATGCCTCTAGGAATTTCTGGTACTTTCAACTTTATGATTGTATTCCAGGCTGAACACAACATCCTTATGCACCCATTTCATATGTTAGGCGTAGCTGGTGTATTCGGCGGCTCCCTATTCAGTGCTATGCATGGTTCCTTGGTAACCTCTAGTTTGATCAGGGAAACCACAGAAAATGAATCTGCTAATGAAGGTTATAGATTCGGTCAAGAGGAAGAAACTTATAATATCGTAGCTGCTCATGGT
The sequence above is drawn from the Ricinus communis isolate WT05 ecotype wild-type chromosome 7, ASM1957865v1, whole genome shotgun sequence genome and encodes:
- the LOC125370514 gene encoding photosystem II protein D1-like, producing the protein MTAILERRESESLWGRFCNWITSTENRLYIGWFGVLMIPTLLTATSVFIIAFIAAPPVDIDGIREPVSGSLLYGNNIISGAIIPTSAAIGLHFYPIWEAASVDEWLYNGGPYELIVLHFLLGVACYMGREWELSFRLGMRPWIAVAYSAPVAAATAVFLIYPISQGSFSDGMPLGISGTFNFMIVFQAEHNILMHPFHMLGVAGVFGGSLFSAMHGSLVTSSLIRETTENESANEGYRFGQEEETYNIVAAHGYFGRLIFQYASFNNSRSLHFFLAAWPVVGIWFTALGISTMAFNLNGFNFNQSVVDSQGRVINTWADIINRANLGMEVMHERNAHNFPLDLAAVEAPSTNG